The Streptomyces europaeiscabiei genome window below encodes:
- a CDS encoding long-chain fatty acid--CoA ligase, translating into MLSTMQDVPLLISRILTHGSSIHGTSQVITWTGEGEPERRSYAEIGARTAQLAHALREDLGVDGDERVATLMWNNSEHVEAYFAIPSMGAVLHTLNLRLPPEQLAWIVNHAADRVIIANGSLLPLLAPLLPHLKPVEHVVVAGPGDRSLLAGASVQVHEYEDLIAGKPTTYDWPELDERSAAAMCYTSGTTGDPKGVVYSHRSIYLHSMQVNMAQSMGLTDADLSLVVVPQFHVNAWGLPHATFMTGVNMLMPDRFLQPGPLAEMIETQKPTHAAAVPTIWQGLLAELSARPREVASLTQVTIGGSACPPSLMEAFDKLGMRVCHAWGMTETSPLGTIARPPAHVEAGSEEELAYRLTQGRFPASVEARLTGPGGERLPWDGESAGELEVRGPWIAGAYFGGQGAEPVRPDDKFSEDGWLKTGDVGTISPDGFLTLTDRAKDVIKSGGEWISSVELENALMAHPDVAEAAVVAVPDEKWGERPLATVVLKEGATTDFAALRAFLADEGHIAKWQLPERWTIIESVPKTSVGKFDKKVLRRQYAEGTLDVTQI; encoded by the coding sequence GTGCTGAGCACCATGCAGGACGTACCGCTGTTGATCTCCAGGATCCTGACCCACGGGTCGAGCATCCACGGGACGTCGCAGGTGATCACCTGGACCGGCGAGGGCGAGCCCGAACGCCGCTCCTACGCCGAGATCGGCGCCCGCACCGCGCAGCTGGCCCACGCCCTGCGCGAGGACCTCGGAGTCGACGGCGACGAGCGGGTCGCGACTCTCATGTGGAACAACTCGGAACACGTGGAGGCGTACTTCGCGATCCCCTCCATGGGGGCCGTCCTCCACACCCTCAACCTGCGCCTGCCCCCCGAGCAGCTCGCCTGGATCGTCAACCACGCCGCCGACCGCGTGATCATCGCCAACGGTTCGCTGCTGCCCCTCCTCGCGCCGCTCCTCCCGCACCTCAAGCCGGTGGAGCACGTCGTCGTGGCCGGGCCCGGCGACCGGTCACTGCTCGCCGGAGCGAGCGTCCAGGTGCATGAGTACGAGGACCTGATCGCCGGCAAGCCGACCACGTACGACTGGCCCGAGCTGGACGAGCGCTCCGCCGCGGCGATGTGTTACACCTCCGGCACCACCGGCGACCCCAAGGGCGTCGTCTACTCCCACCGCTCGATCTACCTGCACTCCATGCAGGTCAACATGGCCCAGTCCATGGGTCTGACGGACGCGGACCTCTCGCTCGTCGTCGTCCCGCAGTTCCACGTCAACGCCTGGGGCCTGCCGCACGCGACCTTCATGACCGGCGTCAACATGCTGATGCCGGACCGGTTCCTGCAGCCCGGTCCGCTCGCCGAGATGATCGAGACGCAGAAGCCGACGCATGCCGCCGCCGTTCCCACCATCTGGCAGGGCCTGCTCGCGGAGCTGTCCGCCCGCCCGCGTGAGGTCGCCTCGCTCACCCAGGTCACCATCGGCGGCTCGGCCTGCCCGCCCTCCCTCATGGAGGCCTTCGACAAGCTGGGCATGCGTGTCTGCCACGCCTGGGGCATGACGGAGACCTCCCCGCTCGGCACGATCGCCCGGCCGCCGGCCCATGTCGAGGCCGGCTCGGAGGAGGAGCTTGCCTACCGCCTCACCCAGGGCCGCTTTCCCGCCTCCGTCGAGGCCCGCCTCACCGGGCCCGGCGGAGAACGCCTCCCCTGGGACGGCGAGTCCGCCGGTGAGCTGGAGGTCCGCGGCCCCTGGATCGCGGGCGCGTACTTCGGCGGTCAGGGCGCCGAACCCGTACGTCCCGACGACAAGTTCAGCGAGGACGGCTGGCTGAAGACGGGCGACGTCGGCACGATCAGCCCCGACGGCTTCCTGACCCTCACCGACCGCGCCAAGGACGTCATCAAGTCCGGCGGCGAGTGGATCTCCTCCGTCGAGCTGGAGAACGCCCTCATGGCCCACCCGGACGTCGCCGAGGCCGCCGTCGTCGCCGTACCGGACGAGAAGTGGGGCGAACGCCCCCTCGCCACGGTGGTGTTGAAGGAGGGCGCCACCACCGACTTCGCCGCCCTGCGCGCCTTCCTCGCCGACGAGGGCCACATCGCCAAGTGGCAGCTGCCCGAGCGCTGGACGATCATCGAGTCGGTGCCGAAGACAAGCGTGGGCAAGTTCGACAAGAAGGTGCTGCGGAGGCAGTACGCGGAGGGCACGCTGGACGTGACGCAGATCTAG
- a CDS encoding SigE family RNA polymerase sigma factor — protein MTTPVCTSASKAAAPVTRTLSTSPRSSSALSTSARSTPVRSASTRPALSGLTNLSYPSFSAYVKARQPVLLRTARSLTANPCDAEDLLQTALAKTYVAWERIEDHRALDGYVRRALLNTRTSQWRKRKVDEFACDELPEPDGVQAADPAEQQVLHDAMWRAIMKLPARQRAMVVLRYYEDLSEIQTAEVLGVSVGTVKSAVSRALGKLREDPELEPVR, from the coding sequence ATGACCACACCCGTCTGCACCAGCGCTTCGAAGGCCGCTGCACCCGTGACGCGGACCCTGTCGACCTCGCCGCGGTCGAGCTCGGCCCTGTCGACCTCGGCGCGATCGACCCCGGTCCGTTCGGCCTCGACCCGGCCGGCCCTGTCGGGCCTGACGAACCTGTCGTACCCGTCGTTCTCGGCGTACGTGAAGGCCCGCCAGCCGGTGCTGCTGCGGACCGCCCGGTCGCTCACGGCGAACCCGTGCGACGCCGAGGACCTGCTGCAGACCGCGCTGGCCAAGACGTATGTCGCCTGGGAGCGCATCGAGGACCACCGGGCCCTCGACGGCTATGTACGCCGGGCGTTGCTGAACACCCGCACGTCCCAGTGGCGCAAGCGCAAGGTCGACGAGTTCGCGTGCGACGAACTGCCGGAGCCCGACGGGGTCCAGGCCGCCGACCCGGCCGAGCAGCAGGTGCTGCACGACGCGATGTGGCGGGCGATCATGAAGCTGCCGGCGCGGCAGCGGGCCATGGTAGTCCTCAGGTACTACGAGGACCTGAGCGAGATCCAGACGGCCGAGGTCCTCGGCGTCTCGGTCGGCACGGTGAAGTCAGCGGTGTCGCGTGCGCTGGGCAAGCTGCGCGAGGACCCCGAACTGGAACCGGTGCGCTGA